In one window of Ruminococcus hominis DNA:
- a CDS encoding QueT transporter family protein: protein MKNSNSKVLYLAQAAMIAAIYVVLTVLGASLAFGEVQIRFAEALTILPAFTPAAIPGLFIGCLLGNILGGAIVPDIIFGSLATLIGAFFTWQLRNKSKYLAPVPPIVANIIVVPFVLKYGYQVPLPIPFMMLTVGVGEVISAGVLGLIVYGALNKYKGIIFKKAL from the coding sequence ATGAAAAACTCAAACTCAAAAGTGCTTTATTTGGCACAGGCAGCTATGATTGCTGCGATTTATGTTGTATTGACAGTACTTGGTGCATCTCTTGCATTTGGAGAAGTGCAGATTCGCTTTGCCGAAGCTCTCACTATTCTTCCTGCATTTACACCAGCTGCAATCCCAGGACTTTTTATCGGATGTCTGCTCGGCAACATCCTTGGCGGTGCAATCGTTCCGGATATCATATTCGGAAGCCTTGCTACATTGATCGGAGCTTTCTTTACCTGGCAGCTCAGAAACAAGAGTAAATATCTTGCTCCAGTTCCACCGATCGTAGCAAACATTATCGTTGTACCATTCGTATTAAAATACGGATATCAAGTACCTCTTCCGATACCATTTATGATGTTAACAGTCGGTGTCGGCGAAGTTATTTCCGCCGGTGTACTCGGTCTTATCGTATATGGAGCACTTAACAAATATAAGGGTATTATCTTTAAGAAAGCTTTATAG
- a CDS encoding TPM domain-containing protein, producing MMKIRTKRILLSFLSLLLLLMPIAVKAESTDDMYYVKDEANLMSEEEQKELETKLSTISDYWGEDVVVLTVNSLEGKTAEAYADDYYDMNGYGVSGRNGGILLLVAMDDRKWHMSTGGECISIFTDAGLNYMQEQFKPSLSEGDYAEAFNTFADLCDDFMAQAEIGEPYDTGNLPKEPLSILWYIGAVAAAFLLAFIWGSIEKGKLITVRESQTASDYAVAGSLNVYNSHDQMVRTYVTQRALPKEDSSSSSGSSTHTSSSGSSHGGCGGSF from the coding sequence ATGATGAAAATAAGAACAAAAAGAATATTACTGTCATTTCTGTCTCTGCTCCTGCTTCTGATGCCGATTGCAGTAAAGGCAGAATCGACAGATGACATGTATTATGTAAAAGACGAAGCAAACTTGATGAGTGAAGAAGAGCAGAAAGAACTGGAAACAAAATTAAGTACGATAAGTGATTATTGGGGTGAAGATGTTGTTGTACTCACCGTTAATTCACTGGAGGGAAAAACAGCAGAAGCATACGCCGATGATTATTATGACATGAACGGATATGGAGTAAGTGGAAGGAATGGCGGAATTCTTCTGTTGGTTGCAATGGATGACCGTAAATGGCATATGTCAACCGGTGGAGAATGTATAAGCATATTCACAGATGCAGGTCTTAATTACATGCAAGAACAGTTCAAGCCGTCATTGAGCGAAGGCGACTATGCAGAGGCTTTCAATACATTTGCAGATTTGTGTGATGATTTTATGGCTCAGGCTGAAATTGGAGAGCCATATGATACTGGAAATCTTCCAAAAGAACCATTATCAATCCTATGGTATATAGGAGCAGTTGCAGCGGCATTTTTACTAGCATTTATATGGGGTAGTATTGAAAAAGGAAAACTTATTACAGTTCGTGAAAGTCAGACAGCATCCGACTATGCAGTGGCAGGAAGCTTGAATGTATATAACAGTCATGATCAGATGGTAAGAACATATGTAACTCAGCGTGCTCTTCCAAAAGAGGATTCTAGCAGCTCTTCAGGAAGTTCTACACATACAAGTTCGTCTGGATCAAGTCATGGTGGATGTGGCGGAAGTTTTTAA
- a CDS encoding response regulator transcription factor, which produces MIRVLIVEDQKIMQKYFEYLIENNKEEFQHVQTIADAYEAIKICSKTRVDLVLMDVQTFHNHDGLKAGKEIKEAHPKIKVLIVTSLIDPEVLARAKSGSADSLWYKDHGDEEILDVIRRTLEGQRVFPDISPDVQLNCIQSDEISPRQLEMLRLYIKGMSYSEIAKKMGCSTAGVRWNFQEMISKAGYSCKEDLIAAALESKLLVTTLK; this is translated from the coding sequence ATGATACGTGTATTAATAGTAGAAGATCAGAAAATCATGCAGAAATATTTTGAATATCTTATAGAGAACAATAAAGAAGAATTTCAGCATGTACAGACGATTGCAGATGCATATGAGGCAATAAAAATATGCAGTAAAACAAGAGTAGATCTTGTGTTGATGGATGTACAGACATTTCATAACCATGATGGACTTAAAGCCGGTAAAGAAATTAAAGAAGCACATCCGAAAATCAAAGTATTGATCGTTACCTCACTTATTGACCCAGAAGTTTTGGCAAGAGCAAAGTCGGGGAGTGCAGACAGTCTCTGGTATAAAGATCATGGGGACGAGGAAATTCTTGATGTTATCCGACGAACATTAGAAGGACAAAGAGTGTTTCCGGATATCTCTCCGGATGTGCAGTTAAATTGCATCCAGAGTGATGAAATCAGTCCAAGACAGTTAGAGATGCTGCGTTTGTACATAAAAGGTATGTCATATTCGGAAATTGCGAAAAAGATGGGGTGTTCTACGGCAGGGGTAAGATGGAACTTTCAGGAAATGATCTCAAAAGCAGGATATTCCTGTAAAGAAGATTTGATTGCAGCGGCATTGGAAAGTAAATTGCTAGTTACAACTTTGAAATAA
- a CDS encoding ATP-binding protein, whose product MYSYVTYSVKLHNILMVLMEIGLVLELWIFFSRLTRSAGLKKIMRIGILFLMSFVLMCFFLNDHRYQLGENNHPSFLLKIPIWIFLTGMSLLIIYLCLLVRNEILACRKNISAWSVKETMDDVPCGVCVSDSCGHVVLSNKKMRELSRMLTGAPLQNYEDLKQVLDGNKSVQGVTRLSPEKGVLYLPNGTVWMFQNYMLAEEVEGYLQTVAFDITEIYFNSEKIRMKNEKLELLNQKLKKMYEQIDESIREQETLKMKMQVHDSLGCCLLTIRRMLEGNKEPDYMKNQLEILKQSVYILSGITQDDTEKQYEESIKHAEKLGVSVEIEGELCDEHQVALITDKAIRECVTNCIRHAHGRRVYVQSHKTHEGWKVCITNDGERPKEGSREGGGLSALREVVERDGGEMTTKFEPEFLLVLKLPFSETEE is encoded by the coding sequence ATGTATAGTTATGTGACATATAGTGTAAAACTACATAATATATTGATGGTTTTGATGGAAATAGGTCTGGTTTTGGAGCTGTGGATTTTTTTCTCAAGATTAACACGTTCGGCTGGATTAAAAAAAATAATGAGAATAGGAATTCTGTTTTTGATGTCCTTTGTGCTGATGTGTTTTTTCTTAAATGACCATAGATATCAGCTTGGTGAAAATAATCATCCTTCGTTTTTGTTGAAAATCCCAATATGGATATTTTTAACAGGAATGTCTTTGTTGATTATCTACCTGTGTCTGCTGGTCAGAAATGAAATACTCGCATGTCGGAAAAATATTTCAGCCTGGTCGGTTAAAGAGACAATGGATGATGTTCCATGCGGGGTCTGTGTTTCAGATTCCTGTGGACATGTCGTATTATCTAATAAAAAAATGAGAGAATTAAGCAGGATGCTGACTGGGGCACCACTGCAGAACTATGAAGATTTGAAGCAGGTATTAGATGGAAATAAATCAGTTCAAGGAGTGACCAGACTCAGTCCGGAAAAAGGTGTGCTTTATTTACCAAATGGCACAGTGTGGATGTTTCAAAACTACATGTTAGCGGAAGAAGTTGAGGGGTATCTTCAGACAGTGGCATTTGATATTACCGAAATATATTTTAACAGTGAAAAAATTCGGATGAAGAATGAAAAGCTGGAATTATTAAATCAAAAATTGAAAAAAATGTATGAGCAAATTGATGAAAGTATTCGTGAACAGGAGACTCTTAAAATGAAAATGCAGGTGCATGACAGTTTGGGGTGTTGTCTTCTTACAATTCGACGTATGCTGGAAGGTAATAAAGAACCTGATTATATGAAAAATCAGTTGGAAATCTTAAAACAATCAGTATATATATTGTCCGGGATTACGCAGGATGATACAGAGAAACAGTATGAGGAATCAATAAAACATGCGGAAAAACTAGGGGTTTCTGTGGAGATTGAAGGTGAGCTTTGCGATGAACATCAAGTCGCATTGATAACGGATAAAGCAATTCGTGAATGTGTTACAAATTGTATACGGCATGCACATGGAAGAAGAGTGTATGTACAAAGTCATAAAACCCATGAAGGGTGGAAGGTTTGCATTACAAATGACGGAGAAAGACCGAAAGAAGGAAGCAGAGAAGGCGGTGGTCTTTCTGCTTTGCGAGAAGTTGTTGAGAGAGACGGAGGAGAAATGACAACAAAATTTGAGCCGGAGTTTTTGTTGGTTTTAAAACTACCGTTTTCGGAAACAGAAGAATAA
- a CDS encoding histidine kinase N-terminal 7TM domain-containing protein, which produces MSYSKKRRVSYIAVFVCVVAALFCRYVKKTSDIENIILDQSCTCLYLGIYIAWGIYLQKRVVNYKIRRCLVEIACLMVFWIFLRSIKYHILMEVFSRRMCWYLYYIPCTMIPTLGLNAAILMGEEEEKNTRVRTLALVLTAILLALLVITNDFHQLVFSFAGEKPFSDAKYQQGPVFFAVQIWVISCLIAMEVILIKKSKIPNKRRIWLPFFPEALLLIWSFGNVIGISVIRNYFGDMTVVCCLLMSAIYQSCIYCGLIETNIRYTELFQAAGGISAEITDDRWKVWYRSGEFPNITDQMRHDAKYAPLMLEHGIQIKHISLRGGHAFWAEDISPVLDQYKELEELQVELTERNRLLQIAYEKKAKKKAIEEKNRLFNLIQNQTKHQIYLLDYYLDELQKTDSEEIYDKLLRKIVVVGTYMKRRKNLILSQKEKQAKLTAEDLKRSLTESCDSLKLCDIKGTFYIDPTIKSLGDDSILKCYDFFEWVIEELIDELQSVFLRIAEIDGQLKIAVTVKGPSDLSVLLKKNPGLYIEQEAENEWFAAVKV; this is translated from the coding sequence ATGTCATATTCAAAAAAGAGAAGAGTATCCTACATAGCGGTTTTCGTATGTGTGGTGGCAGCATTGTTTTGCCGCTATGTGAAAAAGACATCGGATATCGAAAATATAATATTAGATCAGAGCTGTACCTGTCTGTATCTGGGTATATATATAGCATGGGGGATTTATTTGCAAAAGAGGGTAGTAAATTACAAAATCAGAAGATGTCTTGTTGAGATTGCCTGCCTGATGGTTTTTTGGATTTTTTTGCGAAGTATAAAATATCATATTTTAATGGAAGTATTTAGTAGGAGAATGTGTTGGTATTTGTATTATATTCCATGTACGATGATTCCGACGCTAGGACTCAATGCAGCAATATTGATGGGAGAAGAGGAGGAGAAGAATACAAGGGTGCGCACATTAGCTCTTGTGCTTACAGCAATTTTATTAGCTCTTTTAGTTATTACAAATGATTTTCATCAGCTTGTATTTTCTTTTGCAGGCGAAAAGCCATTCTCAGATGCAAAGTATCAGCAGGGCCCGGTTTTCTTTGCTGTCCAAATTTGGGTAATTTCCTGTCTGATTGCAATGGAAGTGATTTTGATTAAAAAAAGTAAAATTCCAAATAAAAGAAGAATCTGGCTTCCGTTTTTTCCAGAAGCTTTGCTTCTTATCTGGAGTTTTGGTAATGTTATTGGAATATCTGTTATAAGGAATTATTTCGGTGACATGACAGTGGTTTGCTGCCTGTTGATGTCAGCAATTTATCAAAGCTGTATTTACTGCGGATTAATTGAGACAAATATCAGGTATACGGAATTATTTCAGGCGGCAGGAGGAATTTCAGCAGAGATTACAGATGACAGATGGAAGGTATGGTATCGTTCAGGAGAATTTCCTAATATTACAGATCAGATGAGACATGACGCAAAATATGCACCATTGATGCTGGAACACGGCATTCAGATTAAGCATATTTCTTTGCGGGGAGGTCATGCATTTTGGGCGGAAGATATATCACCGGTATTGGATCAGTATAAAGAATTAGAAGAGCTCCAAGTGGAATTGACTGAAAGAAACCGGTTATTACAGATTGCATATGAAAAGAAAGCGAAGAAAAAAGCAATTGAAGAGAAGAATCGTTTATTTAATTTAATACAGAATCAGACAAAGCATCAGATTTATTTATTAGATTATTATCTGGATGAGCTTCAGAAGACAGATTCAGAAGAGATTTATGATAAGCTTCTCAGAAAAATTGTGGTAGTCGGAACATATATGAAGCGTCGAAAGAATTTGATTTTGTCGCAGAAAGAAAAACAGGCAAAGTTAACGGCGGAAGATTTAAAAAGAAGTCTGACAGAGTCGTGTGATAGTTTAAAGCTTTGCGATATCAAAGGAACCTTTTATATTGATCCAACGATAAAATCGCTTGGGGATGACAGTATTTTAAAATGTTATGATTTTTTTGAATGGGTGATAGAAGAATTAATAGATGAACTTCAATCCGTTTTTCTACGTATTGCGGAGATTGACGGACAGCTTAAAATCGCGGTGACAGTGAAAGGACCGAGCGATTTATCAGTATTGTTGAAAAAGAATCCAGGGCTTTATATTGAGCAGGAAGCAGAGAATGAATGGTTTGCAGCAGTGAAAGTCTGA
- a CDS encoding alanine/glycine:cation symporter family protein produces the protein MIVALIEKIYSFLWGDLLHIPLPGGSSIGISLLIILLIPTGIYFTIRTKFLSIRLMPDMVRALVEKKEEKSSLSTFQTLLVSTATRVGMGNLVGVVAAISVGGAGSVFWMWLMALIGSCTAFAEATLAQLHKQKDPLYGGFRGGPAYYIHDCVEAKTGKKHKKVIWAVLFAISGLVCWCGISQVISNSVASSFQNAFDIPPLYTTIILVAVAAVIVLRKNATVKVLDFMVPVMAVCYFAITLFIIITNIGHVPAVFARIFEEAFGLRQAAAGGLGAVIMNGVKRGLFSNEAGSGSAPCAAAAADCHRPAQAGLVQALGVFVDTIIICTCTAMIMLLAPQELTEGLTGMELLQTAMGYHLGRFGVIFIAVTLFLFSFSTFLGILFYARSNVAYLFGDKWCWQTAYKVLALIMLFIGGIAAYTFVWDLGDVGIGLMTIFNVVFLYLLADEAIDELKDYEKSKKLKK, from the coding sequence ATGATAGTTGCTTTAATTGAAAAAATCTATAGTTTTTTGTGGGGAGATTTGCTTCACATTCCATTGCCCGGAGGAAGCAGTATTGGAATTTCATTACTTATTATATTGTTGATTCCAACAGGAATTTACTTTACAATCCGCACAAAATTTTTATCAATCCGACTGATGCCGGATATGGTGAGAGCTCTTGTAGAGAAAAAAGAAGAAAAATCAAGTTTATCGACATTTCAGACATTGCTGGTATCTACAGCAACCAGAGTAGGAATGGGAAATCTTGTCGGTGTTGTAGCGGCAATATCGGTCGGAGGAGCCGGATCCGTCTTCTGGATGTGGCTTATGGCTTTGATCGGTTCGTGTACAGCATTTGCAGAGGCAACGCTGGCACAGCTTCATAAGCAGAAAGATCCATTGTATGGCGGATTTCGTGGAGGACCGGCATATTATATCCATGATTGTGTAGAAGCAAAAACAGGGAAGAAACATAAAAAAGTAATCTGGGCAGTATTGTTTGCTATTTCAGGTCTGGTCTGCTGGTGTGGAATCAGTCAGGTAATCAGTAATTCAGTAGCTTCTTCGTTCCAGAATGCATTTGATATTCCGCCGTTATATACAACAATTATTCTTGTTGCGGTAGCAGCAGTAATTGTATTACGAAAAAATGCTACGGTTAAGGTATTGGATTTTATGGTCCCGGTTATGGCGGTATGCTATTTTGCAATCACATTATTTATTATCATAACAAATATAGGACATGTTCCGGCAGTATTTGCAAGAATATTTGAAGAAGCATTTGGACTTCGTCAGGCAGCAGCAGGAGGGCTCGGTGCAGTTATTATGAACGGTGTGAAAAGAGGATTGTTCTCAAATGAAGCCGGTTCCGGTTCAGCTCCATGTGCAGCTGCAGCAGCAGATTGTCACAGACCGGCACAGGCAGGATTAGTTCAGGCACTTGGTGTATTTGTGGATACCATTATCATTTGTACATGTACAGCAATGATTATGCTTCTGGCTCCACAGGAATTGACAGAAGGCTTGACCGGTATGGAATTGCTACAGACAGCAATGGGATATCACCTGGGAAGATTCGGTGTTATATTTATCGCAGTTACATTATTTTTATTTAGCTTTTCAACATTTCTTGGAATTTTATTTTATGCCCGCAGTAATGTCGCCTATTTATTTGGAGACAAATGGTGCTGGCAGACAGCCTATAAAGTACTCGCACTTATCATGTTGTTCATCGGAGGTATTGCAGCATATACATTTGTATGGGATCTTGGGGATGTCGGAATTGGGTTAATGACAATATTCAATGTAGTATTCTTATATTTACTGGCAGATGAAGCGATAGATGAACTAAAAGATTATGAAAAAAGTAAAAAACTGAAAAAATAA
- a CDS encoding alanine/glycine:cation symporter family protein, with protein sequence MLHTIETVNSAVNNFIWGVPAMICIIGVGLYLSIRTRFLQIRKFPYAIKTTIGRIFRKRDASDGAITPFQAVCTALAATVGTGNIAGVAGAIAIGGPGAVFWMWISAILGMCTKFTEVTLAVHFRETNENGELVGGPMYYIKNGLGKNWQWLAVLFSAFGVLTVFGTGNATQVNTITTAIDSALLNYHIISQDMISQANLIQGIILTLLVGMVLLGGVKRIGKVTEKLVPFMALFYILLALGVIFLNIENVPAVFASIFEGAFNPRSVTGGIVGSAFMTLKKGVSRGIFSNEAGLGTGSIAHACADTQKPVKQGFFGVFEVFTDTIVICTLTALVILCSGVPIAYGEAAGAELTILGFTSTYGNWVSIFTAVSMCCFAFSTIIGWGLYGARCIEFIFSAKVIKPFMIVYSLVAMIGATMDLGLVWNIADTFNGLMAIPNLIALFLLSGTVFKLVNEYKEFD encoded by the coding sequence ATGTTACATACTATTGAAACTGTCAACTCTGCCGTAAACAACTTTATCTGGGGTGTTCCGGCTATGATCTGCATTATCGGTGTGGGTCTTTATCTAAGTATCCGAACCCGCTTTTTGCAGATTCGCAAATTTCCATATGCCATTAAAACAACAATTGGTCGTATTTTCCGGAAAAGAGATGCCAGTGATGGTGCGATCACGCCATTCCAGGCTGTCTGTACCGCACTTGCCGCCACTGTCGGAACCGGTAATATTGCCGGTGTCGCAGGAGCTATTGCAATCGGAGGTCCCGGAGCAGTCTTCTGGATGTGGATTTCTGCGATTCTCGGAATGTGTACAAAATTCACCGAAGTAACACTGGCGGTCCATTTCCGCGAAACAAATGAAAACGGAGAACTTGTCGGCGGTCCTATGTACTATATCAAAAATGGTCTTGGCAAAAACTGGCAGTGGCTTGCCGTTTTGTTTTCAGCATTTGGAGTCCTTACCGTATTTGGAACCGGTAATGCGACGCAGGTCAACACAATTACGACTGCCATCGATTCTGCTCTGCTGAATTATCACATCATTTCACAGGATATGATTTCACAGGCAAACCTCATTCAGGGTATCATTCTTACACTTTTAGTCGGAATGGTTCTTCTCGGCGGTGTAAAACGAATTGGAAAAGTAACCGAAAAACTTGTGCCATTTATGGCATTATTCTATATTCTCCTCGCCCTCGGCGTTATTTTCCTGAATATAGAAAATGTCCCTGCTGTATTTGCTTCCATCTTTGAGGGGGCATTTAACCCACGCTCCGTAACAGGAGGAATCGTTGGAAGTGCATTTATGACATTGAAAAAAGGGGTTTCCCGCGGAATCTTCTCAAACGAAGCCGGACTTGGTACAGGTTCCATCGCACACGCTTGTGCAGACACTCAGAAACCTGTCAAACAAGGTTTCTTCGGAGTATTTGAAGTATTTACCGACACCATTGTCATTTGCACACTGACAGCACTTGTAATCCTTTGCAGCGGCGTACCGATTGCATATGGCGAGGCTGCCGGAGCAGAGCTTACAATCCTTGGTTTCACGTCCACATACGGAAACTGGGTATCTATATTTACGGCTGTTTCCATGTGCTGTTTTGCATTTTCTACAATTATCGGATGGGGATTATATGGAGCTCGCTGCATTGAATTTATTTTCTCTGCAAAGGTCATCAAACCTTTTATGATCGTATATTCTCTTGTTGCAATGATTGGTGCTACTATGGATCTTGGACTTGTATGGAATATCGCAGATACCTTCAATGGTCTGATGGCAATTCCAAACTTAATCGCACTGTTCTTGTTATCCGGAACGGTCTTCAAGCTTGTAAATGAATATAAAGAATTTGACTAA
- a CDS encoding threonine/serine exporter family protein, producing MRLLGGAIGSFIAIVCFAIIIECPKKYLPLAGVIGAVGGTVYLFCLNIVKTDAVLAAFFSALAITILSHIFAKGFRAPVTIFLIPGILPTVPGAGMYRIVYYLVAGNQAKCAFYFAQTLEIAGMIALAIFLVGTIVNVIRKSKKIQEKSPR from the coding sequence ATGAGACTTTTAGGTGGTGCAATTGGATCATTTATTGCAATTGTATGCTTCGCAATCATTATTGAATGTCCGAAAAAATATCTTCCTTTAGCCGGTGTGATCGGAGCGGTGGGAGGAACTGTTTATTTGTTCTGTCTTAATATTGTCAAGACAGATGCAGTACTTGCAGCATTTTTTTCCGCATTAGCAATTACAATATTGTCACATATTTTTGCGAAAGGATTTCGCGCACCGGTTACAATATTTCTTATTCCGGGAATACTTCCGACAGTACCGGGAGCGGGAATGTATCGGATCGTTTATTATCTGGTGGCAGGAAATCAGGCAAAATGTGCATTTTACTTTGCGCAGACATTGGAAATTGCAGGGATGATCGCCCTGGCAATCTTTTTAGTTGGAACGATTGTAAATGTGATTCGAAAAAGTAAAAAAATACAAGAGAAAAGCCCTCGTTAA
- a CDS encoding threonine/serine exporter family protein codes for MDYKLLMNTAILAGEIMLKSGAEAYRVEDTIRHILNMAHVENVDTIVLMTGIVATIDNPDMETITVIRRVESRGNNLNRIAIANDISRRFCEGKISLEEAYKELQQIETKQYRRAIYNIATVCICGGFAPLFNGGWLEVAGASAAGAVLALIVTIGKKLKIQGFIQDVLSSFGLALMAIFLKRQFPAMNMDTVIISGIMPLVPGVAITTAIRDTLQGDYLSGCARILEAFLCAVSVALGVALAMAATGIMGTGGVVL; via the coding sequence ATGGATTATAAGTTGTTGATGAATACAGCAATTCTTGCAGGGGAGATTATGTTGAAAAGTGGAGCGGAAGCGTATCGTGTAGAGGATACGATCCGCCATATCCTGAATATGGCTCATGTGGAAAATGTAGATACGATCGTGTTGATGACTGGAATTGTGGCAACGATAGATAATCCGGATATGGAAACGATCACAGTAATTCGGAGAGTGGAATCCAGAGGAAATAATTTGAATCGGATCGCTATCGCAAATGATATTTCCAGACGATTTTGTGAGGGAAAAATCTCACTGGAAGAAGCTTACAAGGAATTGCAACAGATTGAAACAAAACAGTATCGAAGAGCTATATATAATATTGCGACAGTCTGTATCTGCGGAGGATTTGCTCCATTATTTAACGGAGGATGGCTGGAGGTGGCCGGTGCGTCCGCGGCAGGGGCAGTGCTTGCACTAATTGTGACAATAGGAAAGAAATTAAAGATACAAGGGTTTATACAAGATGTTTTGTCATCTTTTGGATTGGCACTGATGGCTATTTTTTTGAAGAGGCAGTTTCCGGCTATGAATATGGATACGGTAATCATCAGTGGTATTATGCCACTTGTTCCGGGAGTTGCGATCACAACTGCAATACGTGACACCCTTCAGGGGGACTATTTGTCAGGTTGTGCAAGGATTCTGGAAGCATTTCTGTGTGCGGTATCTGTGGCATTAGGAGTTGCACTGGCAATGGCGGCAACCGGAATTATGGGGACAGGAGGTGTTGTTCTGTGA
- a CDS encoding sodium-dependent transporter — MKRESFGSRLGFILVSAGCAIGIGNVWKFPYICGAYGGAAFILIYLLFLIILGIPVLVCEFAVGRGSRKSVALSFDELQSKNGKWTPLKFIGIIGCYMLMMFYTTVGGWLMYYCYKGIRGSFVNASSDNISTQFSQMLTDVPTMLFWTILICVIGFAVCMFGLNNGIERVTKVMMTALILIMVVLAIRSVTMAGAGEGIRFYLIPDFHKMVESGIGNVVFAALSQAFFTLSIGIGAMLIFGSYLDQSRSLTGEAVNIMFLDTFVALTAGFIIIPACFAYGIEPGAGPSLIFITLPNIFAQMSGGRIWAFLFFLFLTFAALSTIIAVFENLVMFNMELLGWRRKKSVLVCAALIIILSIPCVLGFNVWSGVQLLGEGSTIMDLEDFIVSNNLLPLGSLGYVLFCTRKNGWGWDAFIKEVNTGSGMKFPKTLRGYVNYGIPAIIIVIYLKGYYDKFKDMGTGIFVGWMIFAIVFLAWVIYCATSVEKDRTE, encoded by the coding sequence ATGAAAAGAGAGTCATTTGGTTCCCGATTGGGATTTATTCTGGTGTCTGCCGGATGTGCTATCGGAATCGGTAATGTCTGGAAATTCCCTTACATTTGCGGTGCATATGGAGGGGCGGCATTTATTTTAATATATTTGTTGTTTTTAATTATTTTGGGAATTCCGGTACTGGTATGTGAATTTGCGGTCGGAAGAGGCAGTCGAAAGAGTGTTGCACTTAGTTTTGATGAACTACAGTCGAAAAATGGGAAATGGACCCCATTAAAATTTATTGGAATCATCGGATGTTATATGTTGATGATGTTCTATACAACTGTTGGTGGATGGTTGATGTATTATTGTTACAAGGGGATTCGAGGCAGTTTTGTGAATGCATCTTCTGATAATATTTCAACACAATTTTCTCAGATGCTTACAGATGTACCGACGATGTTGTTTTGGACAATTCTGATTTGTGTGATTGGCTTTGCAGTATGTATGTTTGGGTTAAATAATGGTATTGAGCGTGTTACAAAAGTGATGATGACGGCGTTGATTCTGATTATGGTAGTTCTTGCCATTCGTTCTGTGACAATGGCAGGTGCCGGAGAGGGAATCCGTTTTTATTTAATCCCTGATTTCCATAAGATGGTGGAAAGTGGAATCGGTAATGTGGTATTTGCAGCATTGAGCCAGGCGTTTTTCACATTGTCGATCGGTATTGGTGCGATGTTGATTTTTGGAAGCTATCTAGATCAGTCCAGAAGTCTGACCGGCGAGGCAGTAAATATTATGTTTCTTGATACATTTGTTGCCCTGACAGCAGGATTTATTATCATTCCGGCATGTTTTGCATACGGAATCGAGCCGGGAGCAGGTCCGAGTCTTATCTTTATAACATTGCCAAATATTTTTGCACAGATGAGTGGCGGAAGAATCTGGGCATTCTTATTCTTCTTATTCCTGACATTTGCAGCATTGTCAACAATCATTGCTGTGTTTGAAAATCTGGTTATGTTCAATATGGAACTGCTTGGCTGGAGAAGAAAGAAGAGCGTGCTTGTATGTGCAGCGTTGATTATCATTTTAAGTATTCCATGTGTGCTTGGATTTAATGTCTGGTCAGGTGTGCAGCTTCTTGGTGAGGGAAGCACAATCATGGACCTGGAAGATTTTATTGTATCTAATAATCTGCTTCCACTGGGAAGTCTTGGCTATGTATTATTCTGTACAAGAAAGAACGGCTGGGGATGGGATGCATTTATTAAAGAGGTTAATACAGGAAGTGGTATGAAGTTTCCAAAAACACTTCGTGGTTATGTAAACTACGGAATTCCGGCAATTATCATTGTTATTTATCTGAAGGGGTATTATGATAAATTTAAAGATATGGGAACAGGAATTTTTGTTGGCTGGATGATATTTGCAATTGTATTTCTTGCATGGGTAATATACTGTGCAACGTCTGTGGAGAAGGACAGAACAGAATAA